AGGGATAGGAGAAGCAAGTGGAGTGGGAGTGTTGGAGACAATTAGAATAAAGGGAAGAGGCTCAAACTGACACAGGAGGAGACCCTACACACAGCTTATATGATATTATGTGTAAATTATTTAGGCATATATGTGGAAAGGGGCATCCACCCTACACATGCATGTGTTCCCCAGCCCCTATGAAGACGTAGGATCATAAATGGGAAAGCTAATTGGGTAGGACAAGTAGAAAGTGGGATTGAATAGCTGCTTTCCTCTTCTTGTCAAACCAACTCCATAATACCCTCAATTCTAGTGGACAGAAAGTCAGCCTCGACAGGGGATCTCATCACCCATCCATTTTTCATTCTTATTTCCTGCaccctttctttctttaatttttttttaaaaaaaaaaaagaaaaaaaaagaagaagattaatGCAAGCCATAAATTTTCACAATCATTTATGGGATAGGTTATGATGGGGGCTTAAACAGcctataaataaaattgtataatATTcaagtatatgtatatatatatatatataggataaacTATGACAAGATATATATACCATAGGATTAACATTGGCAAGATcctatttattttcatttatattggTGTATTTAACAATATTTGAAGACATTTATTAGGTtatagtttttataaaaaaaaaaataatgatctaaatatctttttgttttgtgaaaagAATAGATAAAACTTTTTCATGAAAGGTGTGCAATGCTATTCACCACTTAAATATGAGCAACTGTACAAATTATCTggtttattagattttttttttttttttaaaaaaaaaaatgatatttagtaaactgttatatgTGCGACTATTAGGGTGATAATTCGTGTTCACGTGTTAGATTTGGATTGTGTCGATGCATGAGTATAAGATAAGACTAGATACTAGATAGGCTAACCATAACCCgagctatttaattaaacgaaccAGCTAATTTGCGTTGAATTCGtgagttgtgtcaaaaattcTCAACTCTAACAACTACCCCCACACAACTTGACAATCAACACTAATCAACCTTTGTATCAACACTAGcttgctaaaaaaaattaagagttgattttcactgtcacgtcaTCTTAATTGTATAACATTTGTataacaatctattaaataacattacttttttttttttttaaaaaaaaaaacatatatatatatagtaattttaatttatagtaattttatctttctttcttgctttgTGATTTGTTGCCATTTCCATGCATGTCACCCATGGCCCGATTGCAGTCGTAGCAACATCATAGCATCCATAAAGGCATGGGCATGGCCGCATGGGTAAGTActacaaagcatatatataacCCAAAATCTTCCTCACTTCTTATTATGACTTCTGCCAACTCGTGAAACCATACATGTAGGGAACACATCACGTTGGTATTATGGTTTATGGCCTTACCCACTGCATATTAATGCAGCCTCTCCCATAATATTCTTTTCAcatgaaacaaaattatttacttCAGAAgcttattttgttgttgttgtttttttattttatttttttatgagtgcttattttgttgttaaatcactaattgttttaaaattttggttaataaaaaggatgaatttaattattcaaatagtattttaaaattcttccttgtcataatttatttttcatatatagttGATTCATTTTCAACATAAGAATATTTCTCATTTAGGTTTGATTATTTGATTACCATTTCATATTCTTTTCACctatttctctataaatagagacaaTTTGTATTATAAACTAGTCAAGGCAATAAGGGTATAATGTAGTCTTTAGGGCAATTATCAGTAGTAGACATAGGCGTTTAATATCGAACCATCTCAAATTGTCTAAGCCAAAAAATAATGTTTGTGTCTTGTTGACTATTACGCTTTACTTCGATATATCTCATATAAGAATTCAGTTCATTAGATGAATTTATTTGTAACACTCACTAACTTTTTAGTCTAAAGCTTCGTTTGTTTTGATATGAAACATTTTccagaaaatgtttttgagaaaaatgagttattttttgttgtttggtagCATGCCTCAAAATGAGTTGGAAAATGTTTGAGGAAATTCCTTACAACAATTGGTTGGCAACAACTCATCTTCATCGTAAATTTTTCCTCGCTTATGAGTCTCTTCTATCAAACTAAACGAGTCAAACTATAACACTCGTATCGGTAGCGGTAGTTAACCAAACCCTCAAAACgtgaaaaatataaacaattttacaccaaaacaaaGTACATTGGtctatttaaagaaattataaggAAATAGAGAATAGTACTAGTACTTTAGCAACCATGTCCATACTTGTCAATTAATTAAAGATAGTAGTATTCAATTTGCTAGTAATTTGCTAGACTAGTACTAGTACTGCAGCCTCAGTGTTCCTTAATTACTTCCTTTGCCTAGATTTCAATCTAccttttttaatgttaattttaagCATTCAACCAATTTTTGTTTAGTTAGTTGCATGTATCTAACAGGCATTACTTCCTCTTCCCAATAAAGCAAGCCTCTTAAATTTGGATGAATATTACTTTTGCAGATTCAATGCTCACAGCACCTTTTGTATTGGCTGACAAGTAATCACTGAACACCCTCTCAATCtccttaataatatatttatatcttaCATATTTATATCTTAGGTAGGAACAAATCCTTTGCAGTTCATTTATATTAAGTTAGTTATACtgaaggagtatttttgtcttttcacttttcaattgAGCAAAAATACTCATTTATTATAACTAACGAGATATTATTCAgtttaaatgaaatagaaagAATCCTAATTCTCCTATATCAAAGCATTGGTTAACAAAGGATAGCAGCAccataattgttttgttttatttttatttttatttttattttgttttcttttcttactaTTATTTTGACCttatgtaaatattatttttttaaaaaaaaaataaaaaaagcagaaaaaaactTACCCACCggtccttaaaaaataaaataataataatattcaggTAGAATTAAAAGAACACCcaaaatgtttgtttgtttctatggGTGCCCTTTTACTAAGAAAATGGGGGGCACCTTCATGTTTGTGCGATGTTGATCATTTTTCGAGCCTTGAGTGGATGGAGGAACACTACTTTTTTCTCTTCCCtcttttgcttttgtgtttttttttttttagctcctTGAGTGAAGGGTGTCTTTATCTCCCTTTTCCCCATACTCCTTTCTATTAATAAAACTTTGGGAAATCCAATCAAAACCACAACTTTTTCTAAATGACGGGAAAGATGATTAAACAGACAGCTTTTTCTCCCAACTAATTAATGCCTTTCacaaatttatgtttcttaCAATGACATGCATGTTCTTCTTATTCTAACCCATTTCACTGACATCATGTGCAGTAAAATCACTCCGACACAAACACACAAGGACTCCTTATTTATTTCATCCACAATCTACCTAACATGTACGAAGTCTCAGAGGTTGTTCTCATAGATTTCAGCTTTATATATTGGCATATATAAGCAAATTTCCGAGTCTACATATAGCTACCAAAAGAATTATCCTAACTTCCTAAGGGACTAGAAAGTGAGGTTGCTCATGCTTTAAGCAAATTCCCATTTAGattatcttttttcttgtgCTTTTGACCAAGGCCCTGTTTGTTTGAAGCTCTGTGATGGGGGTTAGTTGCccattcatcatcatcattaataacattaattatgACAATAATAATGATAGTTGCATTTCTGGGCAAGTTAGAATAGACTAAAATGAAAACCGATGAGTAATGCTATGCCTGTGGCTGTAACTCTTTTATAACATCTTGACGTGTCCGTATGTGATTAGGGTCTACGTTATAAGCCAATCACGTGTTGATATGCattaacaaattataaaataattatatgtaggtctaatattttttaaaatggataTGGATGCACAAGAGAACATACCTCACAAATACAAACTAAACATACCCATTTGGATGGAGAGTAGAAGGGATTGAGATCTTCAACAATTACTTACTCAAGTTGATAACAATTTGGACACATAATGTGaatagggctgttaagtgagcgaagcgtctcgcgagtaagctcgagctcggctcgaatattaaatgaaacacttcatgaacacaaatcctggctcgaatattaaacgaagcaagctcaactcgactcggctaagcttgtgaacagctcgtataagctcgtgtgtgtgtatatatatatatataaactaagtaatacataattaattataaatctcataattattaaaaccttaaaattacatttatatttaagtgttagagaatgaaaaattctaaacccttcgtgatcaaaaagagagagagcaatcattaaaaagacctcgattcaattagagcagacccaaacgaaaggaagaaaaattaagcagaaactattgagggagattgcgaaagacataaactattgaagaatcaaacagacccaaatactatcactacatgtctggtgagcgagagtgagagagtgagaaatgagagttcaggtggaagatccgttgtgactggtgagggggattgagagagagacgttaaaaaaatatttttttgtagggggcgttgtcccaatgcagtttgaatgcaacctgttaacttgtcccacattgttaagaaaacatcaatctccaagtttgcttatctataaaaggatgcatatcctctctcgtTGAAACCAAAtgtcttgctgtattgactcaggctccatactcgactagtcaagctaagcaaatactcatttATGCAacctaacttcttaagccgtttaagagtacttgaagttaaattttttaaaaaaaaaacaaaaacattaaatataagagccagctcgcgagctggctcggctcgacttattattagctcgagctcgatttttttgactcgcccttgagctcgagctcgagtaaaatttaaacgagccaagcctaaacaagggaagctcgctaaagctcggctcgtttacatcCCTGAATGTGAGAGGTCGTATATGAAATTCGCCTGCCTCGAACAACTCATATAGAGTCTCTCATATTATCTGTCtgaattgctaataatttgaacaaataattACCGTAAATCGTTATCCGACTAGATGAATGCCTCGAGATCATGATGTTGTTTTGGTTTATTATGATTTTACCTTGGAGGAAAAATTGAAACCGCCCAATAATTTATGGAAACCAACAAGGAATAGATCGGGAAATCCACCAAATCTAAACTCCAGCTTAAATTGATCGGCCCAGATCATGTTTTGGTGGGTCGGGCTGGCTTgtccattttgtttttggtatcAGAATTTTGACTGGATCTCGTTAGTCTTGAACccaaatataaaatttgatCCAGGCTAATTTGTCTTGGGTCGGCCCAGTTAAGGCCCAGTGGATggagttttattattttatttctatttaaaagataaaaagccATTTTTCGGCAACGTGGAATTGTCCACTCAGATACTAGCTTACGCAATGGATCCGAGAGCCACAAGTGAGTGAGAAGATTCCTATGGCCCCCAGGGAATCCCAACAACAACAAGCAACAACATATACAACGGCTGTTTTGCTTCTGCAACTTGCAAACTCAAACTAAAATTTACCAAACGGCGCCATTTTTTACCCGGAAATGGAACCTCTGTGCCGGAACCTGGATTTCAAACCAACCCATTGCTTGCCAATTTCaaccaaattcataaattcCGTCTCACTACCCTGCCATTCTCATCGGCTTTCATGCTTAAATCGCCGGAGAAGCAAGAACCGGGGCGGGTTAATGGTTCCATGTGCTTGGTACAAGCCAGAGTCCGAGACGCAGCGTAGCAGTAGCCGAGAACTGATGACGTCATTGGGAAAAGGGCTTTTTGGGTTTGCCGCCGCAGCTGCTGCTTTTGCTTCGGTGTGCTGCGATTCCCCGGCTCTCGCCGAGTCTCTCACCGTCGCTTTTCCTGTTTCACGAGCTCGAGaggtgatttctttttttttcgttttgttaCTATGTTCTTTAATCTTAAGCTTTATTTGGATTTGAGCAGTAGTGTAACTAGCGACTTGCCGAGTAAATAAGGTTTCTTTGCAGGTGAATACAGTTCAAAGAACACTTGTGGAGGCTTGGGGTTTGATTCGAGAAACATTCGTAGACCCAACATTTAATCATCAAGGTATGTGGGGTATTCTATTCTCAATTACTCCTATTGATTttcgtcttcttttttttttttttttttttctctctcgctcttttaattgtgtttttgttgcCTCTGTTGTTGAAGCAAGTGGATGTTAGAACATAAGTTAATCGATTAAATTTATCGCTTTCTATCATCTTAAGCTTTTAGTACAAATAGTGATTTAAAATGTATTAGATCAGACATCCTGAATTTGAATATGTCTTTGTCTTTTACTTCccgtttcaattaaatattttacttgcTGGGTTTAACATATGACAAGAGAGTTTGAGTTACATATGAaggagagtgttaaaatattaattaaataattaaatatatttattcctATCCGCTTTTGGgacaaatggtgatttaacgTTTATTGGAGCAGagagctgattttttttttttttaaataactattttgttttgtagatTGGGATTCAAAGTTGCAGCAAACCATGGTGGAAATGTTTCCCCTGAGATCAGCTGATGCGGCATACACGAAAATAAGTGGAATGCTTTCTACTCTTGGAGATCCATTTACTCGGATTGTCAGCCCAAAGGTCTTATTCTTTTTGTGCTTATATcattatgcttttctttttgttagttGTAGCTCTTAGACCTTAATTTTCCATTCATATACACCAGCAtcttttagtttgaaaaatcTGTGTCAAAGATAAACTTATTGGGATCTATTTAAGATGGATTTTACTGGCAGGAATATCAAAGTTTCAGAATTGGAAGTGATGGAAATTTGCAAGGAGTTGGCCTTTTCATAGCTGCTGAACCAAAAACGGGCCATTTGGTTAGTGATGTACAAaagaatattttctttcttttattttttgctggaAAGATCATGTTCATACCAAGTGAccttttctgaaaaaaaaaaaattgatttaatggGTGTCCTAAGGATATCGAAAAATTTCTGCttaaaaatttctctttctgtGTCCATTTTACATCTATTCGTAAGTTAACTAATGAGAAAAAGGTGTTGTTTTACAGTCTCAATCAAAAAGTTCTTGGTGGTTTCATGGAATACTGAAAATTATCTAAAAATGTTCTTTGTTAGAATATGGATTTATCCATAAAATAAAGTTAGgagggaaaataaagaaaataaagacgTGGGGGTGTGACTCTAGATGTTTTGCTGATACCACTACTCGTCATATGTTTCACACACCAAAAATCATTTCATTCTTGTTGACGTTGCAGGTTGTTTTGTCTTGTGTGGAAGGTAGCCCAGCTGAGCGTGCTGGTATACATGAAGGAGATGAGTTGATGGAGATTAATGGTATTCTACCTTCTGAGATTTCCTTTCAATGCTGAATATGGAGTCTTTAATTATCCATGTATCGCACTTACTTCTAAGTCTTATCCTTTAAGTTTGCTCAAGGGAAAACCTCTTtttatgtttataaaattagCATCCCATTAGTGTTTAGAGACCTGAATTTGTTGTTTAAATCACTTAGATTTCTATCTTATTACTGACAATAGAATGGTCCTTACCCCTTATTGGCGAACAGTCAGACTTGAGCTTCTGAAATTGTTGGAGGATTGAAGATTGTAGATATCAAATGCCCAATGTTGATGGCGTCAGAGTTCTTGTAGTTTGATGTGAACTAACATTGGATGGTTTAGGCAGTTCATTTATCACTTAGAtcatattttctaaatttttatctttttaaggtGAAATCGACCATATAACTGGTTCCAGGCATTAGATTAGCCCAAAATTGATTCAATTAAAAATCGCTCCATTTGGTAAAATCTGGGACCAAAGTGAGTGAGTACTGTATATTTTGTATTCTATATGTGAAACCTTTGTGTTGTTTTTCAGATGGTTTTACTTCTCCACAACACATTTGTCTTATGTATAGCCCTTACAAACCTCATGTACAAGGAAGGGCACCGTAATACGAGTGTCATTATCATCAAACAAGTTTTGTGCTCTTCATCTCTCTGAATTGAAGATTGAAGTCTCCCAGCACCTCTGCCATTCCATCATAAAGATCACTAGTGGTGAAATAAAGTCAcgctaattataattatttaatgatgttttttCTGTGGAATCTAGTAATTAAGACTGGAATGCTTTAGAGTAGAATGGAAATCCATGGCATAGTCTCAGATACTGGAATGCATAAGACTAGAAATAATTGTTCTATAATATACAGTATATATCATGCGTACAATCATACTTTGCCATATGAAGAAGTTGGAATGGTTTACTAAGCTTACTAGCACTTTGACGCCTTTTGGAAGTCTGGAACTAAAACAGTGATCTCTAAAAGAAGTCCACGTGAGGCTGTTACTGAATGTTTTGAACTACAAGTAGGATTATTGAATGGCTATTAGTAATTTCCATTTGCAGGCCAGTTTATGTCATAGGCTGCTATATCCTTTGCTTGGAAAAAGtacatttcatttttaatttatcttaTAAAGATTTCACAGGTTTGTAGGGTACTTTTAGTTAGTTAAGAATTTGAGTAAAATCTCGGGGCACATTACTGTCATTGTCAGTGGCTGGAATTAACAACTTACATCTCAAGCACTCCGTTTTCTGATTTGCAGATGCGTTAACACTTAAATGGTTAATTCTAAGTACTAGCTTTGGCACCTTCgcagttattatatatatatttttcccctttcttcttctagtatatttttcttttgatttttttatggTGTACAATTTATTTTCTGGAGAGGTAGGATGGTTGTTACGGGGGCATAATTTTTCCAGTCTAATATTGTTCAATTTGTGTAACCTTAGTCTTAAACTGAGTCTTTGGGACTTCAGGTGAGAGGGTTGATGGCATTGATGGCGAAGCAGCTGCACAGAAGCTTAGAGGCCGCGCTGGAACAGCTGTTTCAATAAAAATCCAGAGTGTAATAATCATCCTCTCTCTTTTTAACATATGTTGGCAATTTTGCTTACGTTATTTGCACAATACTGAATTCACATACACCAAGATTCAACTTTATAGTGTTTCTCTAGAATAATAAGGCCGAGCTCTTTAATTAAAGTGCTGCACAAGAAATTTTCTCTCGATTCTTCATTCCAGAACACTGTAAGCAAATTGCTTCAAAAATTTCCATTCATGGTACATTACAGATTCTCAACTCCTAGTATCCCAGGATATGG
Above is a genomic segment from Corylus avellana chromosome ca9, CavTom2PMs-1.0 containing:
- the LOC132191791 gene encoding carboxyl-terminal-processing peptidase 3, chloroplastic; the encoded protein is MEPLCRNLDFKPTHCLPISTKFINSVSLPCHSHRLSCLNRRRSKNRGGLMVPCAWYKPESETQRSSSRELMTSLGKGLFGFAAAAAAFASVCCDSPALAESLTVAFPVSRAREVNTVQRTLVEAWGLIRETFVDPTFNHQDWDSKLQQTMVEMFPLRSADAAYTKISGMLSTLGDPFTRIVSPKEYQSFRIGSDGNLQGVGLFIAAEPKTGHLVVLSCVEGSPAERAGIHEGDELMEINGERVDGIDGEAAAQKLRGRAGTAVSIKIQSSKASGSDSSIREVKVPREYIKLSPLSSAIIPHKTADGRLTKTGYVKLTAFSQTAAADMELAIHEMESQDVQAYILDLRNNPGGLVKAGLDVAQIWLDGDETLVNTVDRDGNMSPISMIDGHAITHDPLVVLVNEGSASASEILAGALHDNGRAILVGHKTFGKGKIQSVTELHDGSALFVTVAKYLSPALHDIDQVGISPDVQCTADMLNSPKDWSFKEKSSVSSLEADSCIMVAEHELDIQQSKGTAS